One stretch of Miscanthus floridulus cultivar M001 chromosome 18, ASM1932011v1, whole genome shotgun sequence DNA includes these proteins:
- the LOC136521671 gene encoding protein CURVATURE THYLAKOID 1A, chloroplastic-like translates to MAATAYSVALLGGARLPAAPCSALLPRRSVCQLRLQDAQLSLLRVKAASEDTSASGDELIEDLKAKWDAIEDKPTVLLYGGGAIVALWLTSVVVGAINAVPLLPKILELVGLGYTGWFVYRYLLFKESRKELAADIETLKKKIAGTE, encoded by the exons ATGGCGGCCACGGCGTACTCCGTGGCGCTCCTCGGCGGCGCACGCCTGCCGGCCGCCCCGTGCTCCGCCCTCCTCCCTCGGCGCAGCGTCTGCCAGCTTCGCCTCCAAG ATGCACAGCTCTCCCTGCTCCGTGTGAAGGCCGCGTCCGAGGACACATCGGCCTCCGGCGACGAGCTCATCGAGGACCTCAAAGCAAAG TGGGACGCCATTGAGGACAAGCCCACCGTCCTCTTGTACGGCGGCGGCGCCATCGTCGCCCTCTGGCTGACGTCCGTGGTCGTCGGCGCCATCAACGCCGTGCCGCTG CTCCCCAAGATCCTGGAGCTTGTTGGGCTCGGCTACACCGGCTGGTTCGTGTACCGCTACCTCCTCTTCAAG GAAAGCAGGAAAGAGTTGGCCGCCGACATTGAGACCTTGAAGAAAAAGATAGCTGGAACAGAATAA